In Trichoderma asperellum chromosome 1, complete sequence, a single window of DNA contains:
- a CDS encoding uncharacterized protein (TransMembrane:4 (o60-77i89-107o127-148i180-197o)~EggNog:ENOG41~BUSCO:EOG092D3IB3) — protein MADDLDSIVKGAPTASAAAATSDASVGDSASAKAGTSPFPPVQGLGKPGDPLHHTPSSPSMIYLNLLILEASLRAQFLELRARKRHHTFFLAILTLWVAFFAYKLYFAPREDGRGVGGSIYWAVEGAQKVCFMGGIITAGLVWATGIWERGIRWPRRWFAISNRGLRGFNCKLVIIRQTWWAEALSTIGFFLTYGLFSHTASSSYRLVEPQLLRQVEKELQLTSDNHPTLVLPPDDDEFGGHEEDLAPGGDYVKLLLLPKPFSPTFRENWELYRTEYWERENERRRLLRQKVKEHSKKIAKEQYGWLWWLPWHQNPQPRVRREPQKMVHHRIASSAERKRRGSSVRRSSVSSSRSPTPQVFDSDGQTPRKQSPISEKRRKPAGSISKVKRPGGDSRSVTPDVPSRLSRESSVTLDTETDGSSGRTLRSASKRASPVPLSPD, from the coding sequence ATGGCCGACGACCTCGACTCCATCGTCAAGGGGGCGCCGACTGCCagtgctgccgccgccaccagcgATGCCAGCGTCGGcgacagcgccagcgccaaagCCGGCACCAGCCCGTTCCCCCCTGTGCAGGGCCTGGGCAAGCCTGGCGATCCGCTGCATCACACGCCCAGCTCCCCGTCCATGATATACCTgaatctcctcatcctcgaagCCTCGCTGCGCGCGCAGTTCCTGGAGCTGCGTGCCCGGAAGCGCCACCAcaccttcttcctcgccatcCTCACGCTCTGGGTCGCATTCTTCGCTTACAAGCTATACTTTGCCCCGCGGGAGGATGGCCGCGGCGTTGGAGGGTCGATATACTGGGCGGTGGAGGGCGCACAAAAGGTGTGCTTCATGGGCGGAATCATCACTGCCGGTCTCGTCTGGGCCACAGGCATCTGGGAGCGCGGCATTCGGTGGCCGCGCCGCTGGTTCGCCATATCCAACCGAGGCCTGCGCGGCTTCAACTGCAAACTCGTCATAATCCGACAGACATGGTGGGCCGAGGCGCTGTCGACCATCGGCTTCTTCCTCACCTACGGCCTATTTTCGCATACGGCCAGTTCGTCGTACCGCCTCGTCgagccgcagctgctgcgccagGTCGAGAAAGAACTCCAACTTACGAGCGATAACCATCCCACCTTGGTTCTTCCCCCCGACGACGATGAGTTTGGCGGTCACGAAGAGGACTTGGCCCCCGGCGGCGACTACGTCAAGTTGCTACTTTTACCCAAGCCGTTTTCGCCTACTTTTCGTGAAAACTGGGAGCTATATCGCACAGAGTactgggagagggagaatgaACGCCGGCGATTGCTACGGCAAAAGGTCAAGGAACACTCCAAGAAAATCGCAAAGGAACAGTATGGCTGGTTATGGTGGCTTCCCTGGCATCAGAATCCACAGCCTCGCGTGCGCCGTGAGCCGCAGAAGATGGTCCATCACCGTATAGCGAGCAGCGCCGAACGCAAGCGTAGGGGTAGCAGCGTGCGCCGCTCGTCAGTGAGCTCGTCGAGAAGCCCGACACCTCAAGTCTTCGACAGCGACGGCCAGACCCCGCGCAAGCAGAGCCCCATCTCGGAGAAACGCCGAAAGCCGGCAGGGTCAATATCTAAAGTAAAGAGGCCTGGCGGTGATTCTAGGTCAGTGACGCCAGACGTACCGTCACGGCTGTCTAGGGAGAGCAGCGTAACTCTTGATACAGAGACGGATGGCAGCAGTGGGCGGACACTACGGAGCGCGAGTAAAAGGGCCAGTCCAGTGCCTTTATCGCCTGACTGA
- a CDS encoding uncharacterized protein (EggNog:ENOG41~SECRETED:SignalP(1-24)): protein MSNANFRLFPFLSTLVICFIVLRSLELFRESDYDVLPISAAGSLGEGLSPEEQYLARLSREFKLTNETEWLSWRFRHARDSTKWAAVNSVHNNFGSQDAKVVFTEHPNPLDVRVTHRMELPALGDLSSKSYDASELVFGITTTYDKIMDREGALLRSWTRWLTNGHKKSNGASLVLMLDQADKDEVKELEDLLRTNGVDSQVFATGEPMSLTSRYHELAHLLKSFGAVLSSSGGAIKRWYALIEDDVFLPDVSYLQHRLASYKTDEEVYIGLPSEHYDWEATRSNTTTTTYGGGAVFLTRPALDTLSKLACFEMPELRDRFHAKRWDVFLKSCFAWDSDVKMNVLPGFHNPDIEVVNLDADAYESGIRPLVLHDALGRHGMDVNVAHLVTNVCDTCFMQRYEFHDNWVLTVGVSISEHYDTVKHHSKGSMAIIDNVATDESSKSHEVIIDDAGVDRTELIWTENRRLWEFADSVMSDDGAVWQAYIDKAVGEPGPENIDSVIILVWENMTR from the coding sequence ATGTCTAACGCTAATTTCAgactctttccttttctttctacaCTTGTCATTTGCTTTATCGTCTTGAGAAGTCTAGAATTGTTTCGAGAGTCCGATTACGATGTCCTTCCCATCAGCGCGGCTGGTTCTCTGGGAGAAGGATTGTCGCCAGAAGAGCAATACCTGGCACGTTTGAGTCGTGAATTCAAACTGACGAATGAGACGGAGTGGCTATCATGGAGATTTCGTCATGCTAGAGATTCTACAAAATGGGCCGCCGTAAATAGTGTGCACAACAACTTTGGCTCCCAAGATGCAAAAGTGGTGTTTACTGAGCATCCAAATCCGCTGGACGTGAGAGTTACCCATAGGATGGAACTACCTGCTTTAGGAGATTTGAGTTCGAAATCTTACGACGCCTCTGAATTGGTGTTTGGGATAACAACAACATACGACAAGATTATGGATCGAGAGGGAGCGCTGTTAAGAAGCTGGACTCGGTGGCTTACAAATGGCCATAAGAAGAGTAACGGCGCGAGTCTCGTTCTTATGCTTGACCAAGCAGACAAGGACGAAGTAAAGGAGCTTGAAGATCTCCTTCGAACTAATGGGGTCGATTCTCAAGTATTCGCTACAGGAGAGCCGATGTCTCTAACGAGTCGATATCACGAGCTTGCCCATCTTCTCAAATCTTTTGGTGCGGTTCTTTCTAGCAGCGGCGGCGCAATTAAGCGTTGGTATGCGCTTATTGAAGACGACGTTTTCCTTCCCGACGTTTCGTATCTACAGCATCGCCTGGCCTCATACAAGACAGACGAGGAGGTCTATATTGGCCTGCCAAGCGAGCACTATGATTGGGAGGCAACGCGAAGCAATACTACTACCACGACTTATGGCGGCGGTGCCGTATTTCTCACTCGCCCTGCGTTGGATACGCTTTCGAAACTCGCATGCTTTGAGATGCCTGAGCTGAGGGACCGCTTTCATGCGAAGCGGTGGGACGTATTTTTGAAAAGTTGCTTCGCGTGGGATAGCGATGTCAAGATGAATGTCTTGCCTGGCTTTCATAATCCGGATATCGAAGTGGTCAATTTGGATGCGGATGCTTATGAGAGTGGCATACGGCCACTGGTTCTCCATGACGCACTGGGCCGGCACGGAATGGATGTGAATGTGGCACATTTGGTGACGAATGTGTGTGATACGTGCTTTATGCAGCGTTACGAGTTTCACGACAATTGGGTTCTCACTGTGGGAGTATCCATCAGCGAGCATTATGATACCGTAAAACACCACTCAAAGGGCTCCATGGCCATTATAGATAACGTGGCTACGGATGAATCGTCGAAGTCACATGAAGTCATCATCGACGATGCGGGAGTGGACAGGACGGAGCTGATATGGACGGAAAATCGAAGGTTGTGGGAGTTTGCAGATTCGGTTATGAGTGATGATGGTGCGGTGTGGCAGGCTTATATTGATAAGGCTGTTGGTGAACCTGGGCCTGAGAATATCGACTCTGTGATTATATTGGTCTGGGAGAATATGACTCGGTAG
- a CDS encoding uncharacterized protein (EggNog:ENOG41) — protein sequence MATETSHLNTRIPSSSNPLLFLRTIQPSDASAFASILSSPSNRTDPHGKDMDIATAEAAISRMRESASQPTIVDAQGNVTSGPDRVNMMLVLKSEENSHEETVIGLGGFGAIKNWEREGRKIRAGDVGVMMDPAYKRRGYGIEAMRMAISWAFSAASEGGPQLDLVTITTLEDNASMLKLVDEKLGLGGKGIARPAEFDENKQEIYYELRKEDWENINKN from the coding sequence atggcaaCCGAAACATCTCACCTCAACACACGCATCCCCTCATCCTCCAACCCCCTCCTGTTTCTCCGCACCATCCAGCCCTCCGATGCCTCAGCCTTCGCCTCCattctctcttccccatcAAACAGAACCGACCCTCATGGCAAGGACATGGACATTGcaacagcagaggcagccaTCTCCCGCATGCGAGAATCAGCAAGTCAGCCCACCATCGTCGACGCTCAGGGAAATGTCACCAGCGGACCAGACCGCGTGAACATGATGCTGGTGCTCAAATCAGAAGAGAACAGTCATGAAGAGACCGTAATAGGGCTGGGAGGTTTCGGGGCGATTAAAAACTGGGAACGAGAGGGGCGCAAGATTCGAGCGGGAGATGTAGGCGTCATGATGGACCCGGCATATAAACGCCGCGGCTACGGCATTGAAGCTATGAGAATGGCAATAAGCTGGGCTTTTAGTGCAGCCAGTGAGGGAGGGCCTCAGCTAGATCTAGTGACTATCACGACGTTGGAGGATAATGCCTCGATGCTGAAGCTCGTGGACGAGAAGCTTGGGCTGGGGGGAAAGGGGATCGCAAGACCGGCGGAGTTTGATGAGAATAAGCAGGAGATCTACTATGAACTGCGGAAAGAAGATTGGGAAAATATTAACAAAAACTAA
- a CDS encoding uncharacterized protein (EggNog:ENOG41~TransMembrane:2 (i109-129o204-221i)), with translation MDYKAALVNGIDSDSKSNSDAVTSHIASVPVTFQRKPFLQPEDDVKLTHTGTARANIAATYEHPEGTQEGNWAREHQNQTVLQQHCDYFDQDKDGIVWPLDTFRGFRALGFNILFCLLSVLIIHAGFSYPTVPGHLPDPLFRIYLQNIHKDKHGSDSGTYDNEGRFVPQKFEDIFSKYADDRDYVTLRDVWNLLKGQRALADPFGWGGTFLEWLATYILLWPDDGRMMKEDIRKMYDGSLFYEIAKKRKTAGK, from the exons ATGGATTACAAAGCTGCGCTGGTGAATGGAATTGATTCAGATTCAAAGAGCAATTCAGATGCGGTAACGAGCCATATCGCAAGCGTGCCAGTCACATTCCAGCGGAAGCCGTTCCTCCAGCCGGAAGACGACGTGAAGCTCACGCATACAG GAACCGCTAGGGCTAATATAGCTGCAACGTACGAGCACCCCGAAGGCACACAGGAAGGTAATTGGGCAAGAGAGCATCAAAATCAGACG GttttgcagcagcattgtGATTATTTTGACCAG GATAAAGACGGCATAGTGTGGCCGCTAGATACATTCAGAGGCTTCCGCGCGCTGGGCTTCAATATCCTATTCTGCCTACTATCTGTCTTAATTATCCATGCAGGCTTTTCCTACCCAACAGTCCCCGGGCACCTCCCCGATCCCCTTTTTCGCATCTACCTCCAAAATATCCATAAAGACAAGCATGGAAGCGATAGCGGAACATATGACAATGAAGGACGCTTCGTGCCTCAGAAATTTGAGGATATATTCTCCAAGTACGCCGACGACAGGGATTATGTCACTCTGAGAGATGTTTGGAATCTGCTAAAGGGTCAGAGAGCCCTAGCCGACCCATTCGGATGGGGAGGAACCTTTTTGGAGT GGCTTGCAACTTACATCCTTCTCTGGCCTGACGACGGACGAATGATGAAGGAGGACATCCGGAAGATGTACGACGGAAGTCTGTTTTATGAGAttgcaaagaagaggaaaactGCAGGCAAATAA
- a CDS encoding uncharacterized protein (EggNog:ENOG41~MEROPS:MER0000319) has product MRLVDLEEWRVIQTIQPRLLKAVQHKIEERGISEVMPHAAQYDFLRYELQKLVLSPTSPDMDQEIIHHFKKEIIELFKKIYPVLLQILPDDLSLLYIQNLLGLQAFGDKSEMGRARADLTSLELLSLSDTKLLLSALTSFNKHIESIFRTHLREATPAAESPKLTGIILNENKRALIDALLVSLEQHMACCKRRDQHHMLLQGAGQSWHAGMNSFISLLLSSCRDPIGWQEIECLPDDLSRGEQKKGKLKPLQSLCQDIAIAQTYNDILSLLLSEGALYKQPREQNRAQRRAMVQVKTLKELIERQRFSPIRSDSLSLSSFTIQEKRELSLNLAWCFLYLFDCPWTDSSWSADTISLLLSATESSSSLEFEIPPYIRCGPKCDPSKKNDDLGIMIHDSSFLSLGKLLVEMELGRQITPTECNRRGQPSLWLTLDKILSEDGMLSACEDYLKAIEGCLELHRSIVELAPEERAAESAKLIYDAIVANLEKDYEHYRKPNRKRKRSDIRPPVNPALNSSPSADVFAVQMAKSHNEQVRDGYAGGFGDTPATTSEDSKKPDSHIWSSFQPEATVVTEDQGFEQTLKRARVGLRCTISKSTMATRSSLRADSSSIDTSSSTSSVFFQIFDDIEPDIATADARDVSLSRNFLVKMQSFLDSQLPKNHMDSHENLSKRVKVCIIDTGFDERHPTLIGAKSMRRLVATKSFKGDPRNLNDEVGHGTHIAELVQTLAPEAELCIAKVAVANEMPQEDTKLIIDAIHWAVAQDADVISLSLGLDVLDSGLDFAINEAVAAGKIILAAAGNDGNNKPRAYPGRNRNVLCIHASNGKGKDGGISPRAWDNDDNFMTLGTAVPLLWKGKEVIKFGTSFATAVAAAIAADALAIIPQRVPLTPEQLSRLYSSSGMRSIFDLFSVPENGYKYIAPWNLWDGSRPSMLIRELILDALRR; this is encoded by the exons ATGCGTCTTGTCGACCTTGAGGAATGGCGAGTCATACAGACAATCCAGCCACGCCTCCTAAAGGCAGTTCAGCacaaaatagaagaaagaggcaTAAGTGAAGTTATGCCGCACGCCGCCCAATACGATTTTCTCCGCTACGAGCTCCAGAAGCTCGTTCTTTCACCAACTAGTCCAGACATGGACCAAGAAATAATCCATCACTTCAAAAAGGAAATCATTGAGCTTTTCAAAAAGATTTATCCAGTTCTGTTGCAAATTTTGCCCGATGACCTCTCCCTCTTGTATATTCAGAATCTTCTTGGCTTACAGGCATTTGGCGACAAAAGTGAAATGGGACGCGCCAGAGCTGACTTAACTTCGCTCGAGTTGCTGTCACTGAGCGATACTAAGTTACTTCTCTCGGCACTTACATCGTTCAACAAACACATAGAATCTATATTCCGGACTCATCTCCGCGAAGcaactccagcagcagaaagcccTAAACTCACTGGTATAATTCTTAATGAAAATAAGAGGGCACTGATAGACGCACTTCTTGTGAGCTTGGAGCAACATATGGCTTGTTGCAAAAGACGAGATCAACATCATATGCTCCTGCAGGGAGCCGGACAAAGCTGGCACGCTGGAATGAATTCGTTCATTTCCTTACTCCTATCCTCTTGCAGAGATCCTATAGGATGGCAAGAGATTGAATGTTTACCTGATGA CTTGTCTCGAGGCGagcaaaagaagggaaaactAAAACCCTTACAAAGTCTCTGCCAAGATATCGCGATTGCACAGACTTATAACGATATTctatctcttcttttatcCGAAGGAGCCCTTTATAAACAACCAAGAGAACAGAATCGTGCTCAAAGGCGGGCTATGGTGCAGGTGAAAACATTGAAGGAGTTAATTGAAAGACAGCGCTTTTCGCCAATTCGGTCAGACTCGCTCTCCTTGAGCAGTTTTACAATACAGGAAAAGAGGGAACTCTCTTTGAACCTCGCATGGTGTTTTCTATATCTTTTCGATTGTCCTTGGACAGACAGCAGTTGGTCTGCTGACACCATCTCGCTTCTACTCTCAGCCACCGAATCCTCGAGCTCTCTCGAATTCGAGATACCACCTTATATCCGTTGTGGTCCGAAATGTGACCCAtctaaaaaaaatgatgatTTAGGCATAATGATACATGATTCctcgtttctttctttgggaAAGCTTCTCGTGGAAATGGAGCTAGGCAGGCAGATCACTCCTACAGAGTGCAATAGACGTGGGCAGCCAAGTCTCTGGCTGACTCTTGACAAAATTCTTAGCGAAGATGGAATGCTCTCTGCATGCGAAGACTATCTCAAGGCAATCGAGGGATGCCTCGAGTTGCATCGATCTATTGTCGAATTGGCACCAGAAGAAAGGGCAGCGGAATCCGCAAAGCTCATTTATGATGCAATAGTTGCGAACCTAGAGAAAGACTATGAGCACTATCGTAAGCCAAATAGGAAACGAAAACGCAGCGATATTCGACCACCAGTAAACCCAGCGCTGAATTCATCTCCTTCAGCTGATGTATTTGCTGTTCAGATGGCCAAGTCTCACAATGAACAAGTGCGAGATGGTTACGCAGGAGGCTTCGGGGATACGCCAGCTACTACATCCGAAGATTCTAAGAAACCTGATAGCCACATATGGTCAAGCTTTCAACCCGAAGCAACTGTTGTTACTGAAGACCAAGGATTTGAGCAGACATTGAAACGCGCCCGAGTCGGATTACGGTGTACTATCTCCAAAAGTACAATGGCAACTAGATCCAGCTTACGTGCAGATTCCAGCAGTATCgatacttcttcttccacttccTCGGTTTTTTTCCAGATATTTGACGACATAGAACCTGATATAGCCACCGCAGATGCCAG GGACGTATCCTTATCTCGGAACTTTCTCGTAAAAATGCAATCGTTCCTTGACTCACAGCTCCCCAAAAATCACATGGATAGCCATGAGAATCTATCTAAGCGGGTAAAGGTCTGCATCATCGATACCGGATTCGATGAGAGACATCCAACCTTGATAGGAGCTAAATCAATGAGAAGGTTGGTAGCAACGAAGAGCTTTAAAGGAGATCCTCGTAATCTTAACGACGAGGTCGGACATGGAACACATATAGCAGAGCTTGTCCAGACGCTCGCACCTGAAGCTGAACTCTGTATCGCCAAAGTTGCCGTCGCAAATGAGATGCCTCAGGAGGACACGAAACTGATCATAGAT GCGATACATTGGGCAGTGGCGCAAGACGCTGACGTTATTTCGCTGTCGCTCGGCCTGGATGTACTAGATTCGGGACTCGACTTCGCTATCAACGAGGCCGTAGCGGCGGGTAAAATcatactagcagcagcagggaaTGATGGGAACAATAAGCCACGGGCATATCCGGGCAGAAATCGCAACGTGCTATGCATCCATGCCTCGAACGGCAAGGGGAAGGACGGGGGAATATCGCCTAGAGCCTGGGACAATGACGATAATTTCATGACCCTTGGGACCGCAGTTCCCCTTTTATGGAAAGGCAAGGAAGTGATCAAGTTCGGGACCTCATTTGCGACagcggtggcagcggcaattGCGGCAGATGCTCTGGCGATCATCCCGCAGAGGGTTCCGTTGACTCCTGAACAACTAAGTCGTCTTTACTCCAGTAGTGGAATGAGGTCAATTTTCGATCTATTTAGTGTACCGGAAAATGGATATAAATACATTGCACCTTGGAATCTGTGGGACGGGAGCAGGCCAAGCATGTTAATTCGAGAATTGATTTTAGATGCTCTGAGGCGTTAA
- a CDS encoding uncharacterized protein (EggNog:ENOG41), giving the protein MSIRTIPTYHPAPNFSIPPPDANGPLRLGTLLVDLHDPTPLNPADRVQIPDEDIFRSHLVGFRTRKRQHGNGEMGIFARLLGLEGVGSMLSVNGTRAKDEVLSVARLDTEFFMPSLEYVKLAVEAPSVRAFCRATRGRLPMFLITGIKVARGASASVVRTRTVGGGVKGSPGTTTGQVELGVSVQGAMLKEDDMSFEDASDFVLAYRVARVRMKNDGVQAQAYTRGATMLADDAQDVIDWDSGDLEVIYDFSTEFKEADNVLLDETGIADPEPCKWVLRHA; this is encoded by the coding sequence ATGTCTATACGTACCATCCCGACCTACCACCCAGCGCCAAACTTCTCGATACCGCCGCCCGATGCAAACGGGCCTTTGCGACTCGGCACGCTTCTTGTCGACTTACACGACCCTACCCCGCTGAACCCCGCCGATCGGGTCCAGATACCAGACGAGGACATCTTTCGAAGCCATCTTGTTGGCTTTCGAACGAGAAAGCGACAACATGGCAATGGAGAGATGGGCATCTTCGCAaggctgctgggcttggaGGGCGTCGGCAGTATGCTGAGCGTCAATGGCACCCGAGCCAAAGACGAGGTGCTATCTGTGGCCCGCCTGGACACCGAGTTCTTCATGCCGTCCCTGGAGTATGTCAAGCTCGCAGTTGAGGCCCCTTCAGTACGCGCCTTTTGCAGAGCCACTCGCGGCCGACTGCCGATGTTCTTGATTACTGGAATCAAGGTCGCGCGTGGTGCATCAGCGTCGGTGGTGCGTACACGGACCGTGGGCGGAGGTGTAAAGGGGTCCCCAGGCACTACAACTGGCCAGGTCGAGCTTGGAGTCAGTGTTCAAGGTGCGATGCTTAAAGAGGACGATATGAGTTTCGAGGATGCGTCGGACTTTGTGCTGGCTTATCGCGTCGCACGGGTAAGGATGAAGAATGATGGGGTGCAAGCGCAAGCGTATACTCGCGGTGCTACCATGCTTGCAGATGATGCGCAGGATGTCATCGATTGGGACAGTGGAGATCTGGAGGTCATTTATGACTTTTCCACAGAGTTTAAGGAGGCAGACAACGTGTTACTTGACGAGACAGGCATAGCAGATCCCGAACCATGTAAGTGGGTGTTGAGGCACGCGTAG
- a CDS encoding uncharacterized protein (MEROPS:MER0011785) → MLKTQPVTAILHRSRLNLTLNTATTPPTASPAYPVSRMSTTENAIRVQPPPEATEELRQGKPQQVKGAYFPLGYKEAAYQWWSSVTPSMAERNVLKHIPFLKEATTSMASLSTTDQTDSFGARIWRRSMVQLSGKNRALNEFSVERVGEEPEETLVMVHGYGAGLGFFYKNFEPISRIPGLKLYALDMLGMGNSSRPPFKIHSKDKEAKVIEAENFFIDALEEWRKARKIERFTLLGHSLGGYLAVSYALKYPGHLKKLILASPVGIPEDPYAVNSALPEPGESTMQNEFTVDQQTTTKTDAAVAPKRPYPNWLIWLWDANVSPFSIVRLAGPLGPRFVSGWTSRRFNHLPTEEAQTLHDYSFSIFKQKGSGEYALAYILAPGAFARRPVINRIQDVGRQPIKGPDGETVAKETGIPVVFMYGENDWMDVAGGLAAEEKLKQVKANVMRTGTEEEKSNENGSCKVVVVPKAGHHLYLDNAEFFNNIMRKEMEDVKETEKRKQAAASSSSSS, encoded by the exons ATGCTCAAAACTCAACCCGTCACAGCGATTCTGCACCGATCGCGACTCAACCTCACCCTCAACACCGCAACCACGCCACCCACAGCGTCTCCTGCTTATCCCGTGTCCAGAATGTCCACCACCGAGAATGCGATCCGCGTTCAACCGCCCCCTGAGGCGACTGAAGAGCTGCGCCAGGGGAAGCCCCAGCAGGTGAAGGGCGCATACTTTCCTCTGGGATACAAGGAGGCTGCCTACCAATGG TGGTCAAGCGTTACGCCTTCCATGGCCGAGCGCAATGTGCTCAAGCACATTCCATTCCTTAAAGAGGCCACAACCAGCATGGCCAGCCTCTCCACCACCGATCAAACCGACTCCTTTGGCGCTAGAATTTGGAGACGATCGATGGTCCAGCTTTCCGGCAAGAATCGCGCCCTCAATGAATTCTCTGTTGAGCGGGTTGGCGAGGAGCCCGAAGAGACGCTCGTCATGGTCCACGGCTACGGCGCTGGCCTCGGTTTCTTCTACAAGAACTTTGAGCCCATTTCCAGAATCCCCGGCTTGAAGCTATATGCCCTCGACATGCTGGGCATGGGCAACTCATCCAGGCCTCCGTTCAAGATCCACTCAAAGGACAAGGAGGCTAAAGTTATTGAAGCAGAAAACTTCTTCATCGATGCTCTAGAGGAGTGGCGCAAGGCAAGGAAGATTGAGCGCTTCACGCTGCTGGGCCACTCTCTGGGAGGCTACCTCGCCGTTTCGTATGCTCTCAAGTATCCTGGCCACTTGAAGAAGCTCATCCTTGCCTCGCCTGTTGGAATTCCAGAAGATCCATACGCCGTCAATTCTGCCCTGCCCGAGCCTGGCGAGTCCACAATGCAGAACGAATTCACTGTAGACCAGCAGACCACAACCAAGACAGACGCTGCTGTCGCACCAAAGCGCCCCTATCCCAACTGGCTCATCTGGCTCTGGGACGCCAATGTATCGCCCTTTAGCATTGTTCGGTTGGCCGGTCCCCTCGGTCCGCGATTCGTTTCCGGCTGGACCTCCAGACGGTTCAATCACCTCCCCACCGAGGAGGCCCAAACTCTCCACGACTActcattctccatcttcaagcAGAAGGGCAGCGGCGAATACGCTTTGGCGTATATCCTTGCTCCAGGGGCATTCGCTCGCCGCCCGGTGATCAACCGCATCCAGGACGTTGGCCGACAGCCAATCAAGGGACCCGACGGCGAGACGGTCGCCAAAGAGACTGGTATCCCCGTTGTCTTCATGTACGGAGAAAACGACTGGATGGACGTTGCCGGCGGTCTTGCGGCTGAGGAGAAGCTCAAGCAGGTCAAGGCCAACGTCATGCGAACCGgcacagaggaagagaagagcaacGAAAACGGCAGCTGCaaggtcgtcgtcgtcccCAAGGCGGGTCACCATCTGTATCTTGACAACGCCGAGTTTTTCAACAACATTATGAgaaaggagatggaagatgtcaaagagacagaaaagcgcaagcaagcagcggcatcatcatcatcatcatcatag
- a CDS encoding uncharacterized protein (EggNog:ENOG41~TransMembrane:2 (i134-155o161-178i)) translates to MSKPAKGNPITDAPTLPPLSVGVNNNPGPHADPSKPPAPAPSGPAGIPSGPRPQRPPENNQHHQTPRHRFLSPAEWGIVANGIGGIRDREQHKPIHPTSWLWPPKGMPRGLYKDTVTQRTKFFYLYHISSGIRWILMLLQLFIGATLTALGSMSFKQGTPITVLGAANTIIAGLLAFLQNSGLPDRYRYDKSEFEALEDHIKEILDSGIAPANQTTDQILAECFDLYQDAKATVSANLPANYMPRITQQGGQRPGALTQSGSHSTTPKQLALQYAGGDSTPTPMIGK, encoded by the coding sequence ATGTCCAAGCCAGCAAAGGGCAATCCCATCACGGATGCGCCGACACTTCCGCCTCTGTCTGTTGGAGTCAACAACAATCCTGGTCCTCATGCAGACCCTTCCAAGCCTCCGGCTCCGGCCCCAAGCGGCCCTGCTGGTATTCCTTCAGGCCCAAGACCTCAAAGGCCTCCAGAGAATAACCAGCATCACCAGACGCCTCGTCACAGGTTCCTCTCACCTGCTGAGTGGGGCATCGTTGCTAATGGAATAGGCGGAATTCGAGACCGTGAGCAACATAAGCCAATCCATCCAACCAGCTGGCTATGGCCACCCAAGGGGATGCCTCGAGGCTTGTACAAGGACACTGTTACTCAACGCACCAAGTTCTTCTACCTGTATCACATTTCAAGTGGCATCCGATGGATCTTGATgttgctgcagctcttcATTGGCGCGACGTTGACGGCTCTAGGCTCCATGTCCTTCAAACAGGGCACTCCAATCACGGTTTTGGGAGCTGCAAATACCATCATTGCTGGTCTTCTCGCCTTCTTGCAAAACAGTGGACTGCCTGACCGATACCGCTATGACAAGTCTGAGTTTGAAGCACTGGAAGATCACATCAAAGAAATCCTCGACTCCGGCATTGCTCCTGCGAATCAAACAACTGACCAGATTCTCGCCGAATGTTTCGACTTGTATCAAGACGCCAAGGCAACTGTGTCTGCGAACTTGCCAGCAAATTACATGCCTCGAATCACTCAACAAGGGGGCCAAAGACCAGGCGCGCTGACTCAGTCAGGATCTCATTCGACTACACCAAAGCAGCTTGCTCTGCAATATGCTGGTGGAGATTCCACCCCCACTCCAATGATTGGAAAGTAA